In Pseudomonas fluorescens NCIMB 11764, a single window of DNA contains:
- a CDS encoding DUF2164 domain-containing protein, whose translation MAVKKKPPILTLTPEQESEANHKIKRFMEDRFELDLGSFEAAEILELFTREIAPHYYNRAIFDVQTHLKERFESIESDLWALEKN comes from the coding sequence ATGGCCGTCAAGAAGAAGCCGCCGATCCTGACCCTCACTCCCGAACAGGAGAGCGAGGCCAATCACAAGATCAAACGCTTCATGGAGGATCGCTTCGAACTGGACCTGGGTTCGTTCGAGGCGGCCGAAATTCTTGAGCTGTTTACTCGCGAAATTGCTCCGCACTATTACAACAGGGCGATTTTCGATGTGCAGACGCACCTCAAAGAGAGGTTCGAAAGCATCGAAAGCGACCTGTGGGCGCTCGAGAAAAACTGA
- a CDS encoding IS110 family transposase, producing the protein MTILDSQVVVGVDVAKDEIVIYRSDLEKTLNIANKRSTLKQWLKTLPAHSAIALEATNIYHLDTTEMAHEMGHDVYVIDGSRLNKYRDGIGMRAKTDTLDAELLARYLSRESDRLRIWNPPPKAYTQMKSLLRRRAQLVRACVALKQSWKNESLLKEHFNQLLAAIAQFEKMIQKTLKEIAEEGGIDDQVKRCQAIEGVGLLTATAAATAFMRGEFANSDEYVAFLGMDPRVRQSGQKDQKRRLSKRGDSEFRRLFHNSAMAASRSPTWKPYYERYLARGLKGTQALVILARKLARVMFALMKNQTEYKPNSMFGCSPQT; encoded by the coding sequence ATGACAATCCTGGATTCGCAGGTGGTCGTCGGTGTGGATGTGGCGAAGGACGAGATCGTTATCTATCGATCCGACCTGGAAAAGACCCTAAATATCGCGAACAAGCGATCAACCTTGAAGCAATGGCTCAAGACGCTGCCAGCGCACAGCGCTATCGCGCTAGAAGCGACCAATATCTATCACCTTGATACAACGGAAATGGCCCATGAAATGGGCCATGACGTTTACGTCATCGATGGCAGTCGCCTCAACAAATACCGCGATGGAATAGGCATGAGGGCGAAAACAGATACGTTGGATGCCGAGCTGCTGGCCCGTTACTTGAGCCGCGAATCCGACAGATTGAGGATCTGGAATCCGCCACCGAAGGCTTACACACAAATGAAAAGCCTGCTTCGCCGTCGGGCTCAGTTGGTCCGGGCCTGTGTTGCACTCAAGCAGAGCTGGAAAAACGAATCCTTGCTGAAAGAGCACTTCAACCAGCTTCTGGCCGCCATTGCCCAGTTCGAAAAGATGATTCAGAAAACGCTCAAGGAAATTGCTGAGGAAGGTGGGATTGATGATCAGGTGAAGCGTTGCCAGGCCATCGAGGGCGTAGGGCTCCTGACGGCCACCGCAGCGGCCACTGCTTTTATGCGTGGGGAATTTGCCAACAGCGACGAGTACGTCGCCTTCCTCGGCATGGATCCGCGTGTGAGGCAGTCAGGACAAAAGGATCAAAAGCGCCGACTCTCTAAACGAGGGGACTCGGAGTTCCGGCGCTTGTTTCACAATAGCGCTATGGCTGCCAGCCGTTCGCCGACCTGGAAGCCGTACTACGAACGCTATCTGGCCAGAGGTCTAAAAGGCACTCAGGCCTTGGTTATCCTGGCACGCAAGCTGGCCAGAGTGATGTTTGCCCTGATGAAAAACCAAACCGAATACAAGCCAAATTCTATGTTTGGGTGTTCCCCCCAAACATAG
- the grxC gene encoding glutaredoxin 3 produces the protein MSNVVVYSSDYCPYCSRAKYLLENKGVAFEEIKVDGKPQVRAAMAQKAGRTSVPQIWIGSTHVGGCDDLFALERAGKLDAMLKA, from the coding sequence ATGAGCAACGTCGTCGTCTATTCCAGCGATTACTGCCCTTACTGCTCCCGAGCCAAGTACTTGCTCGAGAACAAAGGCGTGGCCTTCGAAGAGATCAAGGTCGATGGCAAGCCGCAGGTGCGCGCCGCCATGGCCCAGAAGGCCGGACGTACGTCCGTGCCGCAGATCTGGATCGGCAGCACCCACGTTGGCGGCTGTGATGATTTGTTTGCTCTTGAGCGCGCCGGCAAGCTCGACGCCATGCTCAAGGCCTGA
- a CDS encoding substrate-binding periplasmic protein: protein MLKRLLLALASASLLLINGVHAAENPDTDLVLLTENFPPYNMAKNGKNFAQDENINGIAVDIVREMFKRADITYSLTLRFPWERIYKLALEKPGYGVFVMARLPDREKLFKWVGPIGPDDWIMLAKADSKISLETLEDARKYKIGAYKGDAIAETLAKQGLKPIVVLRDQDNAKKLTSGQIDLWATGDPAGRYLARQDGVTGLKTVLRFNSAELYLALNKNVPDETVAKLQAALDKLRKEGVVDEIMARYL, encoded by the coding sequence ATGCTCAAACGCCTTCTTCTTGCCCTCGCCAGTGCCTCTCTATTGCTTATCAATGGAGTGCACGCTGCAGAAAATCCTGACACCGACCTCGTGTTGCTGACGGAAAACTTCCCGCCTTACAACATGGCCAAGAACGGCAAGAACTTCGCTCAGGACGAGAACATCAACGGCATCGCCGTGGACATCGTCCGTGAGATGTTCAAGCGCGCCGACATTACCTACAGCCTGACGCTGCGTTTCCCTTGGGAGCGAATCTACAAGCTCGCCCTCGAGAAACCGGGTTATGGGGTGTTCGTGATGGCGCGGTTGCCGGACCGCGAAAAGCTCTTCAAATGGGTCGGCCCGATAGGCCCGGATGACTGGATCATGCTGGCCAAGGCGGACAGCAAAATCAGCCTGGAAACGCTGGAAGATGCGCGCAAATACAAGATTGGCGCGTACAAGGGCGATGCGATTGCCGAGACGCTGGCCAAGCAAGGGTTGAAGCCGATTGTCGTGCTGCGCGATCAGGACAACGCGAAGAAACTGACCAGCGGCCAAATCGACTTGTGGGCCACGGGTGACCCGGCCGGGCGATATCTGGCTCGACAGGACGGCGTGACCGGGCTCAAGACGGTACTGCGCTTCAACAGCGCCGAGTTGTACCTGGCGCTGAACAAAAACGTGCCAGATGAAACCGTCGCCAAGCTGCAGGCCGCGCTGGATAAATTACGCAAGGAAGGCGTGGTGGACGAGATCATGGCGCGGTATCTCTGA
- a CDS encoding rhodanese-like domain-containing protein produces MVAHLIEFATNHYLLVGIFVVLLALLIAYQMQGGGRSLSTGELTGLVNKDAGVVIDIRPVKDFAAGHIVGALNIPHDKLAARVAELEKHKAKTIILVDAMGQTAGTHARELMKSGFTAAKLSGGISSWKGDNLPLVK; encoded by the coding sequence ATGGTTGCTCACCTGATTGAATTTGCCACTAACCACTATCTGCTCGTCGGTATCTTCGTCGTACTGCTGGCGTTGCTGATCGCTTATCAAATGCAAGGCGGCGGCCGCAGCCTGAGCACCGGTGAACTGACCGGGCTGGTCAACAAGGACGCGGGTGTTGTGATCGACATTCGTCCGGTCAAGGATTTCGCCGCCGGTCACATTGTTGGCGCGTTGAACATTCCTCACGACAAACTGGCCGCTCGCGTCGCCGAACTGGAAAAGCACAAGGCCAAGACCATCATCCTGGTCGACGCCATGGGCCAGACCGCCGGCACGCATGCCCGCGAACTGATGAAGTCCGGCTTCACCGCCGCCAAGCTGTCCGGCGGTATTTCCAGCTGGAAAGGCGACAACCTGCCGCTGGTGAAGTGA
- a CDS encoding divergent polysaccharide deacetylase family protein, with amino-acid sequence MRLRLALGLLCLAGIAHAAPAPQKAYLTLIIDDLGQNLPRDRRVLALPGPVTTAIMPDTPHATEFAREAHRAGKIVILHMPMDPATGPFAWHPDLPIDELEKRLNAAFKVVPYTAGINNHMGSRMTAQTAAMAWLMADLQRRHKFFLDSRTSAQTVGAAEAQKIGLASVSRDVFLDDERTEAAIFTQLQTAINLAHKQGSAVMIGHPYPQTLAVLERELPKLKAQGIEWIDIKQMISVRSNRATAAHGKDGVYR; translated from the coding sequence ATGCGCCTGCGGCTGGCTCTCGGTCTGCTGTGCCTGGCGGGTATTGCTCACGCGGCGCCCGCCCCTCAAAAGGCCTACCTCACACTGATCATCGATGACCTGGGGCAGAACCTGCCCCGGGATCGCCGCGTGCTGGCCCTGCCCGGCCCGGTAACCACCGCGATCATGCCCGACACGCCCCACGCCACCGAATTCGCCCGCGAAGCCCATCGCGCCGGCAAGATCGTCATCCTGCACATGCCCATGGACCCAGCCACGGGCCCGTTCGCCTGGCATCCCGACTTGCCCATCGACGAACTCGAAAAACGCCTCAATGCAGCGTTCAAGGTCGTGCCTTACACCGCGGGCATCAACAATCACATGGGCAGCCGGATGACTGCTCAAACCGCTGCCATGGCCTGGCTGATGGCGGATTTGCAGCGGCGGCACAAGTTCTTCCTCGACAGTCGAACCAGCGCGCAAACCGTGGGGGCGGCCGAGGCGCAGAAGATCGGGTTGGCGAGTGTTTCGCGGGATGTGTTTCTGGATGATGAGCGCACGGAAGCGGCGATTTTCACGCAGTTGCAGACGGCGATTAATTTGGCGCACAAGCAAGGCTCGGCGGTGATGATCGGGCATCCGTATCCGCAGACGCTGGCGGTGCTGGAGAGGGAACTGCCCAAGCTCAAGGCTCAGGGCATTGAGTGGATCGACATCAAGCAGATGATCAGCGTGCGCAGCAATCGCGCGACGGCTGCGCATGGCAAGGATGGCGTGTACCGCTAA
- a CDS encoding murein hydrolase activator EnvC family protein → MLRVLIALALTCLLQPAFADERAQTQQQLDATRQDIAELKKLLGKLQEEKSGVQKDLKGTETEMGKLEKQVEALQKELKKSESELQRLDGEKKKLQSARIEQQRLIAIQARAAYQNGRQEYLKLLLNQQNPEKFARTLTYYDYLSQARLEQLKNFNETLRQLANVEKDISLQQAQLLVQKSSLDSQRDELDKVRQERQRVLAKLSDDVKARDQKLAAREQDQADLSKVLKTIEETLARQAREAEEARQKALIAQQEAEKKRLREAEAQANATDAPRKPVKSTPGALVSSSGETFGGPFASTRGKLPWPVDGRLLARFGETRGDDSRTKWDGVMISASAGSQVHAVHGGRVVFADWLRGAGLLVILDHGNGFLSLYGHNQTLLKSAGDVVKAGESISTVGSSGGQDTPALYFAIRQQGHPSDPAQWCRAQG, encoded by the coding sequence ATGCTTCGCGTCCTGATAGCCCTTGCTCTGACTTGCCTGCTCCAACCGGCCTTTGCTGACGAGCGCGCGCAAACCCAACAACAGTTGGACGCCACGCGTCAGGACATTGCCGAGCTGAAAAAACTGTTGGGCAAGCTCCAGGAAGAAAAATCCGGTGTGCAGAAAGACCTCAAGGGCACCGAGACCGAGATGGGCAAGCTCGAGAAGCAGGTCGAAGCCCTGCAAAAAGAGCTGAAGAAAAGCGAATCCGAGCTGCAGCGTCTCGATGGTGAGAAAAAAAAACTCCAGAGCGCGCGCATTGAACAGCAACGACTGATCGCCATTCAGGCCCGCGCGGCCTATCAGAACGGCCGTCAGGAGTACTTGAAGCTATTGCTCAACCAGCAGAACCCGGAAAAATTCGCCCGCACCCTCACCTATTACGACTACCTGAGCCAGGCCCGCCTGGAGCAGCTGAAGAATTTCAACGAAACCCTGCGCCAACTGGCCAATGTCGAAAAGGACATTTCCCTGCAGCAAGCGCAATTGCTGGTGCAGAAGAGCAGCCTCGACAGCCAGCGGGATGAACTCGACAAAGTCCGTCAGGAACGCCAGCGAGTCCTGGCCAAGCTGAGTGACGACGTAAAGGCTCGCGACCAGAAGCTGGCCGCCCGCGAGCAGGATCAGGCGGACCTGTCTAAAGTCCTTAAAACCATTGAAGAAACCCTGGCCCGCCAGGCTCGAGAGGCAGAAGAGGCGCGGCAAAAAGCGCTGATCGCCCAGCAGGAAGCCGAAAAAAAGCGTTTACGTGAGGCCGAGGCTCAAGCAAATGCCACCGACGCCCCACGCAAACCCGTTAAATCAACACCCGGTGCGCTGGTTTCCAGTTCAGGCGAAACCTTCGGCGGCCCTTTTGCTTCAACTCGCGGCAAACTTCCGTGGCCGGTTGATGGTCGACTGCTGGCACGCTTTGGCGAAACCCGTGGCGACGACTCCCGAACCAAGTGGGACGGCGTGATGATCAGCGCCTCCGCCGGCAGCCAGGTGCATGCCGTGCATGGCGGACGCGTGGTGTTTGCCGACTGGTTGCGCGGTGCGGGGCTGTTGGTGATTCTCGACCACGGCAACGGTTTCCTGAGTCTTTACGGTCACAACCAGACGCTGCTCAAGTCTGCGGGTGACGTGGTAAAAGCCGGTGAGTCCATCTCCACTGTTGGCAGCAGTGGCGGGCAGGACACACCAGCGCTGTATTTCGCTATTCGTCAGCAGGGTCACCCGAGTGATCCGGCGCAATGGTGCCGCGCGCAAGGATAG
- the hisF gene encoding imidazole glycerol phosphate synthase subunit HisF — protein MALAKRIIPCLDVDNGRVVKGVKFENIRDAGDPVEIARRYDEQGADEITFLDITASVDGRDTTLHTVERMASQVFIPLTVGGGVRTVQDIRNLLNAGADKVSINTAAVFNPEFVGEAAQHFGSQCIVVAIDAKKVSGPGETPRWEIFTHGGRKPTGLDAVEWAKKMEGLGAGEILLTSMDQDGMKNGFDLGVTRAISDALGIPVIASGGVGNLQHLADGILEGHASAVLAASIFHFGEYTVQEAKAYMAHRGIVMR, from the coding sequence ATGGCGCTGGCCAAACGCATCATCCCTTGCCTGGACGTGGACAACGGCCGGGTGGTCAAGGGCGTCAAGTTCGAGAACATTCGTGACGCCGGTGACCCGGTGGAAATCGCCCGTCGCTACGACGAGCAGGGTGCCGACGAGATTACCTTTCTCGACATCACCGCCAGTGTCGATGGTCGCGACACCACGTTGCACACCGTTGAACGCATGGCCAGCCAGGTGTTTATTCCGCTGACCGTGGGCGGTGGCGTGCGCACTGTGCAGGATATTCGCAATCTGCTGAATGCCGGCGCGGACAAGGTTTCGATCAACACCGCTGCGGTTTTCAATCCGGAATTCGTTGGCGAAGCGGCGCAGCATTTCGGTTCGCAATGCATCGTCGTCGCCATCGATGCCAAGAAGGTCTCCGGTCCGGGCGAAACCCCGCGCTGGGAAATCTTCACCCACGGCGGGCGCAAGCCAACCGGTCTCGACGCCGTCGAGTGGGCGAAGAAGATGGAAGGCCTGGGTGCCGGTGAAATCCTGCTGACCAGCATGGATCAGGACGGCATGAAAAATGGTTTCGACCTGGGCGTGACCCGCGCCATCAGCGATGCGCTGGGTATTCCGGTGATCGCCTCCGGCGGTGTCGGCAACCTGCAGCATTTGGCAGACGGTATTCTCGAAGGCCACGCCAGCGCGGTATTGGCGGCGAGTATTTTTCACTTCGGCGAATACACCGTGCAGGAAGCCAAGGCCTACATGGCTCATCGCGGCATCGTGATGCGCTAA
- the hisB gene encoding imidazoleglycerol-phosphate dehydratase HisB: protein MAERKASVERDTLETQIKASINLDGTGKARFDIGVPFLEHMLDQIARHGLIDLDIVSKGDLHIDDHHTVEDVGITLGQAFAKAIGDKKGIRRYGHAYVPLDEALSRVVIDFSGRPGLQMHVPYTRATVGGFDVDLFQEFFQGFVNHALVSLHIDNLRGTNTHHQIETVFKAFGRALRMAVELDDRMAGQMPSTKGVL from the coding sequence ATGGCCGAACGTAAGGCGTCAGTCGAGCGCGACACTCTGGAAACCCAGATCAAAGCCTCGATCAACCTGGATGGCACCGGAAAGGCCCGATTTGATATCGGTGTTCCTTTTCTTGAGCACATGCTGGACCAGATCGCCCGTCACGGGCTGATCGACCTGGATATCGTCAGCAAGGGTGACCTGCATATCGACGACCACCACACCGTGGAAGACGTCGGTATCACCTTGGGTCAGGCCTTTGCCAAAGCCATCGGCGACAAGAAAGGCATCCGTCGCTACGGCCATGCCTACGTGCCGCTCGATGAAGCGCTGTCGCGCGTGGTGATCGACTTCTCCGGCCGTCCAGGCCTGCAGATGCATGTTCCCTATACCCGCGCCACCGTTGGCGGTTTCGACGTTGACCTGTTCCAGGAATTCTTCCAGGGCTTCGTCAACCATGCGCTGGTCAGCCTGCACATCGACAACCTGCGTGGCACCAACACCCACCACCAGATCGAAACCGTGTTCAAGGCATTCGGCCGCGCCCTGCGCATGGCCGTAGAGCTCGATGACCGCATGGCCGGTCAGATGCCGTCGACCAAAGGCGTTCTGTAA
- the gpmI gene encoding 2,3-bisphosphoglycerate-independent phosphoglycerate mutase, which yields MTTTPKPLVLIILDGFGHSDSPESNAVFAAKKPVLDRLWATVPNGLISGSGMDVGLPDGQMGNSEVGHMNLGAGRVVYQDFTRVTKSIRDGEFFENPTICAAVDKAVAAGKAVHFMGLLSDGGVHSHQDHLVAMAELAYKRGAEKIYLHAFLDGRDTPPKSAQSSIELLDATFQALGKGRIASIIGRYFAMDRDNRWDRVSQAYNLIVDGNGEFNAATAQEGLQAAYERGESDEFVKATSIGEPVKVEDGDAVVFMNFRADRARELTRVFVEDDFKEFERARQPKLAGFVMLTQYAASIPAPSAFAAGSLDNVLGDYLAKNGKTQLRIAETEKYAHVTFFFSGGREEPFPGEERILIPSPKVATYDLQPEMSAPEVTDRIVDAIENQRYDVIVVNYANGDMVGHSGVFDAAVKAVECLDLCVGRIVEALDKVGGEALITADHGNVEQMSDASTGQAHTAHTTEPVPFIYVGKRNFKVRDGGVLADVAPTMLMLLGMEKPSEMTGTSILV from the coding sequence ATGACTACCACGCCTAAACCTTTGGTCCTGATTATTCTCGACGGCTTCGGTCACAGTGACAGCCCTGAGTCCAACGCCGTGTTTGCGGCCAAGAAGCCCGTACTGGACCGTTTGTGGGCCACCGTGCCGAACGGCCTGATCTCGGGCAGTGGCATGGACGTCGGTCTGCCGGATGGCCAGATGGGCAACTCCGAAGTCGGCCACATGAACCTCGGTGCCGGCCGTGTTGTGTATCAGGACTTTACGCGCGTGACCAAATCGATCCGCGACGGCGAGTTTTTCGAGAACCCGACTATCTGCGCCGCGGTGGATAAAGCCGTAGCTGCCGGCAAAGCCGTGCACTTCATGGGCCTGCTGTCCGATGGCGGCGTGCACAGTCACCAGGATCACCTGGTCGCCATGGCCGAACTGGCCTACAAGCGCGGCGCGGAGAAAATCTACCTGCACGCCTTCCTCGATGGCCGCGATACGCCACCGAAAAGCGCCCAGTCGTCCATCGAATTGCTCGACGCGACCTTCCAGGCCCTCGGCAAAGGCCGGATTGCCAGCATCATCGGCCGTTACTTCGCCATGGACCGCGACAACCGCTGGGACCGCGTATCCCAGGCTTACAATCTGATCGTCGATGGCAACGGTGAATTCAACGCCGCCACCGCTCAGGAAGGCCTGCAAGCCGCGTACGAACGTGGCGAGAGCGACGAATTCGTCAAAGCCACCTCCATCGGTGAGCCGGTGAAAGTCGAAGACGGCGACGCCGTGGTGTTCATGAACTTCCGCGCCGACCGCGCGCGCGAGCTGACCCGCGTGTTCGTCGAAGACGATTTCAAGGAATTCGAGCGGGCACGCCAGCCGAAACTGGCCGGTTTCGTCATGCTCACCCAATACGCCGCCAGCATTCCTGCGCCTTCGGCCTTCGCCGCCGGCAGTCTGGACAACGTGCTCGGTGACTACCTGGCAAAAAACGGCAAGACCCAGCTGCGCATCGCCGAAACCGAGAAATATGCCCACGTGACCTTCTTCTTCTCCGGCGGTCGTGAAGAACCGTTCCCGGGTGAAGAGCGCATCCTGATCCCGTCGCCGAAAGTCGCCACCTATGACCTGCAGCCGGAAATGAGCGCGCCGGAAGTCACCGACCGCATCGTCGATGCCATCGAAAACCAGCGTTACGATGTGATCGTGGTCAACTACGCCAACGGCGACATGGTTGGCCACAGCGGTGTGTTTGATGCCGCGGTGAAAGCCGTGGAATGCCTGGACCTGTGCGTCGGCCGTATCGTCGAAGCGCTGGACAAGGTTGGCGGCGAAGCGCTGATTACGGCCGACCACGGCAACGTCGAGCAAATGTCCGATGCCTCCACTGGCCAGGCACACACTGCTCACACCACCGAGCCAGTGCCGTTCATCTATGTCGGCAAGCGGAACTTCAAGGTGCGTGATGGCGGCGTGCTGGCGGATGTCGCGCCGACGATGCTGATGCTGCTGGGGATGGAAAAACCATCTGAAATGACCGGCACATCGATTCTGGTGTAA
- the hisH gene encoding imidazole glycerol phosphate synthase subunit HisH — protein sequence MQTVAVIDYGMGNLHSVAKALEHVGAGKVLITSDADVIREADRVVFPGVGAIRDCMAEIRRLGFDSLVREVSQDRPFLGICVGMQALLDSSEENDGVECIGLFPGAVKFFGKDLHEDGEHLKVPHMGWNEVKQTISHPLWHNIPDLARFYFVHSYYIAAGNARQVVGGGHYGVDFAAALADGSRFAVQFHPEKSHTHGLQLLQNFAAWDGRW from the coding sequence ATGCAGACGGTCGCGGTTATCGATTACGGCATGGGCAACCTGCACTCGGTGGCCAAGGCCCTCGAGCACGTCGGTGCCGGCAAGGTCCTGATCACCAGCGATGCCGACGTGATTCGCGAAGCCGACCGGGTGGTTTTTCCCGGCGTCGGCGCGATTCGCGATTGCATGGCGGAAATCCGTCGCCTGGGCTTCGATTCGCTGGTGCGTGAAGTCAGCCAGGACCGTCCGTTCCTCGGCATCTGCGTCGGCATGCAAGCCTTGCTCGACAGCAGCGAAGAGAACGACGGCGTCGAATGCATCGGCCTGTTCCCGGGCGCGGTGAAGTTCTTCGGCAAAGACCTGCATGAAGACGGCGAACACCTGAAGGTCCCGCACATGGGCTGGAACGAAGTGAAGCAGACGATCTCGCATCCGCTGTGGCACAACATTCCGGACCTGGCGCGTTTCTACTTCGTGCACAGCTACTACATCGCTGCCGGCAATGCGCGGCAGGTGGTGGGTGGCGGGCACTACGGTGTCGATTTCGCTGCGGCGCTGGCCGATGGCTCGCGTTTCGCCGTGCAGTTCCACCCGGAGAAGAGCCATACCCATGGCCTGCAATTGCTGCAGAACTTCGCTGCGTGGGATGGTCGCTGGTAA
- a CDS encoding S41 family peptidase, producing the protein MLHLSRLTSLALTIALVIGAPLAFAAQPAPAVAPAGTAATTKAPLPLEELRTFAEVMDRIKAAYVEPVDDKTLLENAIKGMLSNLDPHSAYLGPEDFAELQESTSGEFGGLGIEVGAEDGFIKVVSPIDDTPASKAGIQAGDFIVKINGQPTRGQSMTEAVDKMRGKIGQKITLTLVRDGGTPFDVTLARAIIQVKSVKSQLLESGYGYIRITQFQVKTGEEVSKALAKLRKDNGKKLKGIILDLRNNPGGVLQAAVEVVDHFITKGLIVYTKGRIANSELRFSATGKDESEAVPMVALINGGSASASEIVAGALQDQKRAVIMGTTSFGKGSVQTVLPLNNDRALKITTALYYTPNGRSIQAQGIVPDIEVRKAKITSEQDGEYFKEADLQGHLGNGNGGADKPTGSSGKAKAMPQDDDYQLAQALSLLKGLSITSGR; encoded by the coding sequence ATGCTGCATTTGTCCCGTCTTACCTCGCTGGCCCTGACGATCGCCCTGGTGATCGGCGCGCCTCTGGCGTTCGCTGCTCAACCGGCTCCGGCGGTCGCGCCTGCGGGCACTGCTGCGACCACCAAGGCGCCGTTGCCGCTGGAAGAGTTGCGCACCTTTGCCGAGGTCATGGATCGGATCAAGGCAGCCTATGTCGAGCCGGTGGACGACAAGACCCTGCTGGAAAACGCCATCAAGGGCATGCTCAGCAATCTCGATCCGCACTCCGCCTACCTGGGCCCGGAAGACTTCGCTGAATTGCAGGAAAGCACCAGCGGCGAATTCGGCGGCCTGGGCATCGAAGTCGGTGCCGAGGACGGCTTCATCAAGGTGGTTTCGCCTATCGATGACACCCCGGCCTCCAAGGCTGGCATTCAGGCCGGCGACTTCATCGTCAAGATCAACGGCCAGCCGACTCGCGGCCAGAGCATGACCGAAGCCGTGGACAAGATGCGCGGCAAGATCGGCCAGAAAATCACCCTGACCCTGGTTCGCGATGGCGGCACGCCGTTCGACGTGACCCTGGCCCGCGCCATCATTCAGGTGAAGAGCGTGAAGAGCCAGTTGCTGGAGTCCGGCTACGGCTACATCCGTATCACCCAGTTCCAGGTCAAGACAGGCGAAGAAGTCTCCAAGGCCCTGGCCAAGTTGCGCAAGGACAACGGCAAGAAACTCAAAGGCATCATCCTCGACCTGCGTAACAACCCGGGCGGCGTGCTACAGGCGGCGGTGGAAGTGGTCGACCACTTCATCACCAAAGGCCTGATCGTTTACACCAAAGGCCGCATCGCCAACTCCGAGTTGCGCTTCTCCGCCACCGGCAAGGACGAAAGCGAAGCCGTGCCAATGGTTGCGCTGATCAACGGCGGCAGTGCCTCGGCCTCGGAAATTGTTGCCGGCGCCCTGCAGGATCAGAAGCGCGCGGTGATCATGGGCACCACCAGTTTTGGTAAAGGTTCGGTGCAAACCGTGCTGCCGCTGAACAACGACCGCGCACTGAAGATCACCACGGCGCTGTACTACACGCCGAACGGTCGCTCGATCCAGGCCCAGGGCATCGTCCCGGACATCGAAGTACGCAAGGCTAAGATCACCAGCGAGCAGGACGGCGAGTACTTCAAGGAAGCCGATCTGCAAGGTCACCTGGGCAATGGCAACGGCGGCGCCGACAAACCGACCGGCTCCAGTGGCAAAGCCAAGGCAATGCCGCAGGATGATGATTACCAGTTGGCCCAGGCCTTGAGCCTGCTCAAAGGGTTGAGCATCACCTCCGGCCGCTGA
- the hisA gene encoding 1-(5-phosphoribosyl)-5-[(5-phosphoribosylamino)methylideneamino]imidazole-4-carboxamide isomerase yields MLIIPAIDLKDGACVRLRQGRMEDSTVFSDDPVSMAAKWVEGGCRRLHLVDLNGAFEGQPVNGEVVTAIAKRYPNLPIQIGGGIRSLETIEHYVKAGVSYVIIGTKAVKDPAFVAEACRAFPGKVIVGLDAKDGFVATDGWAEISTVQVIDLAKQFEADGVSAIVYTDIAKDGMMQGCNVPFTAALAAATRIPVIASGGIHNLGDIKSLLDAKAPGIIGAITGRAIYEGTLDVAEAQAFCDSYKG; encoded by the coding sequence ATGCTGATTATTCCCGCTATCGATCTCAAGGACGGTGCCTGTGTTCGTCTGCGCCAGGGCCGCATGGAAGATTCCACAGTGTTCTCCGATGACCCGGTGAGCATGGCTGCCAAGTGGGTGGAGGGCGGTTGCCGTCGTCTGCATCTGGTCGACCTGAACGGCGCCTTCGAAGGTCAGCCGGTCAACGGCGAAGTGGTCACGGCCATCGCCAAGCGCTACCCGAACCTGCCGATCCAGATCGGCGGCGGTATCCGCTCCCTGGAAACCATCGAGCACTACGTGAAAGCGGGCGTGAGCTACGTGATCATCGGCACCAAAGCCGTGAAAGATCCGGCTTTCGTGGCTGAAGCCTGCCGCGCGTTCCCGGGCAAGGTGATCGTCGGCCTGGACGCCAAGGACGGTTTTGTTGCCACCGACGGCTGGGCTGAAATCAGCACCGTTCAGGTCATTGACCTGGCCAAGCAATTTGAAGCCGACGGCGTGTCCGCGATCGTTTATACCGACATCGCCAAAGACGGCATGATGCAGGGCTGCAACGTACCGTTCACCGCAGCGCTGGCTGCTGCCACGCGCATTCCGGTGATCGCTTCCGGCGGTATCCACAATCTGGGTGACATCAAGTCGCTGCTCGACGCCAAGGCGCCAGGCATCATCGGCGCGATCACCGGCCGGGCGATCTACGAAGGCACCCTCGACGTCGCTGAAGCGCAAGCTTTCTGCGATTCGTACAAAGGCTGA